From Oryza sativa Japonica Group chromosome 4, ASM3414082v1, one genomic window encodes:
- the LOC4337206 gene encoding glycerol kinase — translation MAEEVYVASIDQGTTSTRFIVYDRHAKPVASHQLEFKQHYPEAGWVEHDPMEIMESVKICMAKALDKAAADGHNMDVGLKAIGITNQRETTVMWSKSTGLPLYNAIVWMDARTSPICRRLESDLSGGRTHFVETCGLPISTYFSALKVLWLIENVDAVKNAVRAGDALFGTIDTWLIWNLTGGIGGTDRDGNKVFGHHVTDCSNASRTMLMNLKALDWDKPTLETLGIPAEILPKIISNSERIGVVANGFPLAGVPIAGCLGDQHAAMLGQLCQKGEAKSTYGTGAFILLNTGEEPTQSSHGLLSTIAYKLGPSAPTNYALEGSIAIAGAAVQWLRDSLGIISTAADIEKLADTVQDSGGIYFVPAFNGLFAPWWRDDARGICIGITRFTNKGHIARAVLESMCFQVNDVLSSMHKDAGEAGEVKSAEGEFLLRVDGGATVNNLLMQIQADLLGSPVVRPADIETTALGAAYAAGLAVGVWSKEQIFAGLHKENTRVFRPKLDEAHRRKRADSWYKAVSRSFDLADLSL, via the exons atggcggaGGAGGTGTATGTCGCGTCGATCGACCAGGGCACGACGAGCACGCGGTTCATCGTCTACGACCGCCACGCCAAGCCCGTCGCGTCGCATCAGCTCGAGTTCAAGCAGCACTACCCGGAGGCTGG ATGGGTTGAGCATGATCCTATGGAGATTATGGAGAGTGTGAAGATATGCATGGCGAAGGCACTTGACAAAGCTGCAGCTGATGGTCATAATATGGATGTTGGACTGAAGGCCATTGGTATTACAAATCAGAGGGAAACCACTGTTATGTGGAGCAAATCCACAGGCCTTCCTCTATACAATGCCATTGTATGGATGGATGCTCGCACAAGCCCCATTTGCAG GAGATTGGAAAGTGATCTTTCTGGTGGTAGAACCCACTTTGTCGAGACATGTGGATTGCCAATCAGTACCTATTTCAGTGCTTTGAAGGTGTTATGGTTGATCGAAAATGTGGATGCCGTCAAGAATGCAGTCCGAGCTGGTGATGCCTTATTTGGCACAATTGACACCTGGTTAATCTGGAACCTCACAGGAGGCATTGGCGGGACAGATCGTGATGGAAATAAAGTATTTGGGCACCATGTCACAGACTGCTCCAATGCATCTCGCACAATGCTTATGAACCTGAAGGCACTTGACTGGGACAAACCAACACTTGAGACGTTAGGAATTCCTGCTGAGATATTGCCCAAAATTATCAGTAACTCGGAGAGAATTGGTGTGGTTGCCAATGGGTTTCCCTTGGCGGGCGTCCCTATTGCTGGGTGCCTAGGAGACCAGCATGCTGCAATGCTTGGGCAGCTGTGCCAGAAAGGTGAAGCCAAAAGCACCTACGGAACTGGTGCCTTCATTCTTCTCAACACAGGGGAGGAGCCTACCCAATCCTCCCATGGTCTTCTTAGCACGATTGCTTATAAGCTTGGCCCAAGCGCACCCACTAATTATGCTCTAGAAGGCTCCATCGCAATTGCTGGTGCCGCAGTTCAGTGGTTGAGAGACAGCCTTGGAATCATTAGCACAGCAGCTGATATTGAAAAGTTGGCTGATACTGTGCAGGATTCAGGTGGAATATACTTTGTTCCAGCATTCAATGGGTTGTTTGCACCATGGTGGAGGGATGATGCAAGAGGCATATGTATAGGAATCACACGGTTCACTAACAAGGGGCACATTGCTCGAGCAGTGCTCGAGAGTATGTGCTTTCAGGTGAATGATGTCCTCAGCTCCATGCACAAGGATGCTGGGGAGGCAGGAGAAGTGAAGAGTGCAGAAGGGGAGTTCCTGCTGCGCGTTGATGGTGGTGCTACTGTCAACAATCTTCTCATGCAGATCCAG GCTGATTTATTGGGTAGCCCTGTTGTCAGACCTGCTGACATCGAGACAACTGCCCTTGGAGCTGCGTATGCAGCTGGATTAGCTGTTGGAGTCTGGTCGAAGGAACAAATTTTCGCTGGTTTGCACAAGGAGAACACCAGAGTCTTCCGCCCGAAATTGGATGAGGCCCACAGGAGGAAGAGAGCAGACTCCTGGTACAAGGCCGTTTCAAGATCATTTGATTTGGCTGACCTTTCTCTTTAG
- the LOC4337207 gene encoding receptor-like protein 14 has protein sequence MSAGEDGVYFRMRFFFFFFLVVLCLLDSNISTSHGCFVEERTALMDIGSSLTRSNGTVPPSWGRGDGDDDCCLWERVKCSNITGRVSHLYFSNLYDSLEVLNAHGDSFWRFNTTVFSSFPELQFLDLSSIYPSSLNIDGLVGLKLPKLQHLNLSYNWLQESILADLGELVSLEVLDASSNAMSGVVPTAVLKNLTNLKELNLSANGFSGSLPGSLLELPHLDPSGSSLAGRTPINSSLEPVSLQVLNLNNNRMSGALPTERAFGYLRNLRELHLSSNNFTGNISTFLLSLPHIERLDLSGNTFEGPIPITPSSNLSLSLKGLRFSQNNLSGKLSFFWLRNLTKLEEINLSGNINLAVDVNIPGWAPPFQLKQLALSGCGLDKGIIAEPHFLRTQHHLQELDLSNNNLSGRMPNWLFTKEATLVNLNLGNNSLTGSLSPIWHPQTALQSIVISTNRITGKLPANFSAIFPSLSTLDLSDNNFHGEIPMSLCSIKHMKDLSLSNNNFSGKMPTCVFTDFLELWTLSASNNQLGGLVFGGMKKLSIGFAMHLQNNKFEGTLPRNLSGALVIMDLHDNSLSGELDTSFWNLSKLQVLDLSGNHITGSIPQKICSLASIEILDLSNNNLSGSIPRCASASLSSLNLYGNSLSGNISDDLFNTSNLMYLDMRHNKLTGNLNWLRHLDKIKTLSLGWNDFEGQITPNLCKLKCPRIIDFSHNKLSGSLPPCVGNISCESDTAAQNYSPLLLIYVIIEAYIIVHDPIDFTFATKGGQYTYGYNFFDLMSGIDLSGNMLSGEIPWELGNLSHIKSLNLSNNFFTGQIPASFANMSEIESLDLSHNELSGLIPWQLTKLSSLAVFSVAYNNLSGCIPNSGQFGTYGMDSYQGNSNLRSMSKGNICSPDSGAGDLPSEGRDSMADDPVLYAVSAASFVLAFWGTVAFLFFHPLGRRAILATRNLVFWCGH, from the exons ATGAGCGCAGGAGAAGACGGAGTTTATTTCAGGATgagattcttcttcttcttcttcttggttgTGCTATGCTTGCTAGATTCCAATATCTCCACGTCCCATGGCTGCTTCGTGGAGGAGAGGACGGCGCTGATGGACATTGGCTCCTCTCTGACGCGCTCAAACGGCACGGTGCCGCCATCATGGgggcgcggcgacggtgacgacgacTGCTGCTTGTGGGAGCGCGTCAAATGCAGCAACATCACTGGGCGAGTATCACATCTCTACTTCTCAAACCTGTATGATTCTCTGGAAGTGCTAAATGCACATGGTGACTCGTTTTGGCGTTTCAACACGACGGTCTTCTCCTCATTCCCGGAGCTTCAGTTCCTGGATCTGTCCAGTATCTATCCCAGTTCTCTAAATATCGATG GCTTGGTAGGGCTGAAGCTGCCCAAGCTACAGCATCTCAACCTCAGTTATAACTGGTTGCAAGAGAGTATCCTCGCAGATCTTGGGGAACTGGTTTCGCTTGAAGTCCTAGATGCCAGCTCCAACGCCATGAGTGGAGTTGTTCCCACTGCAG TTTTAAAAAATCTTACGAATCTGAAGGAGCTGAATTTGAGTGCCAACGGATTCAGCGGAAGCCTTCCGGGGTCATTACTTGAACTACCTCACCTTGATCCCTCAGGAAGTTCGTTAGCAGGACGTACTCCAATTAATTCATCTTTGGAGCCAGTTTCACTACAAGTATTAAATCTCAACAACAACAGGATGAGTGGAGCTCTTCCAACCGAACGAG CATTCGGATATCTAAGGAACCTACGAGAATTGCATTTGAGTTCCAATAACTTCACTGGAAACATTTCTACTTTCTTGCTTTCACTTCCACATATTGAACGATTGGATCTCTCGGGAAATACTTTTGAAGGACCTATCCCTATAACTCCATCTTCAAATCTTTCTCTGTCTCTCAAAGGTCTTCGGTTTTCCCAGAACAATCTGAGTGGTAAACTCTCATTTTTTTGGCTGAGGAACCTCACTAAACTTGAAGAAATCAACTTGTCAGGGAATATTAATTTAGCAGTTGATGTCAATATTCCTGGATGGGCACCTCCATTCCAACTGAAACAGTTAGCTCTCTCTGGTTGTGGTCTTGACAAAGGCATAATTGCAGAACCACACTTTCTACGCACACAACATCATTTGCAGGAGCTTGACTTGTCAAACAATAACTTGTCAGGAAGAATGCCGAATTGGCTTTTTACAAAAGAAGCAACTCTGGTTAACCTAAACCTTGGAAATAACTCGCTAACTGGATCTCTAAGTCCCATATGGCACCCCCAAACAGCTCTACAATCTATTGTTATATCTACCAACCGTATTACAGGGAAGCTACCTGCCAACTTCAGCGCAATATTTCCAAGCTTGTCCACTCTGGATTTGTCAGACAATAACTTTCATGGAGAAATTCCGATGTCACTGTGCAGCATCAAACACATGAAGGACTTGAGCTTATCAAACAATAATTTTTCTGGTAAAATGCCGACTTGTGTGTTCACTGATTTTCTTGAGCTGTGGACCTTGAGTGCCTCAAACAACCAGCTTGGAGGTCTGGTGTTTGGTGGGATGAAAAAACTGTCCATCGGGTTTGCAATGCACCTACAGAACAACAAATTTGAAGGAACACTGCCTCGTAATCTGTCAGGAGCACTAGTAATCATGGATTTGCATGATAACAGCCTGTCCGGTGAACTTGACACCTCATTTTGGAATCTGTCTAAATTGCAGGTACTAGATCTTTCTGGGAACCATATAACTGGCAGTATCCCTCAAAAAATTTGCAGCTTGGCAAGCATTGAAATTTTAGATCTTTCAAACAACAACTTATCAGGATCTATACCAAGATGTGCCAGTGCATCTCTAAGTTCGCTTAATCTgtatgggaattcattatcaggAAACATCTCGGATGATCTTTTCAACACATCAAATCTTATGTATTTGGATATGAGACATAATAAGTTGACTGGTAACCTCAATTGGTTACGGCATCTTGATAAAATCAAGACACTTTCATTGGGATGGAATGACTTTGAAGGCCAAATCACTCCAAACTTGTGTAAACTAAAGTGCCCAAGGATAATCGACTTCTCACACAACAAACTCTCAGGCTCACTGCCACCATGTGTTGGCAACATCTCTTGTGAGAGTGATACGGCAGCTCAAAATTATTCACCATTGCTACTTATTTATGTTATAATAGAGGCTTACATAATTGTTCATGACCCAATAGACTTCACCTTTGCTACAAAAGGGGGACAATATACATATGGTTACAACTTCTTCGATCTGATGTCTGGTATCGACTTATCCGGGAATATGCTGTCAGGAGAAATTCCATGGGAGCTTGGGAATCTGAGCCATATCAAATCCCTCAACCTGTCCAACAATTTCTTCACTGGTCAAATCCCAGCAAGCTTTGCAAACATGAGCGAGATTGAAAGCTTGGACCTTTCCCACAATGAACTGAGTGGATTGATTCCATGGCAGCTGACCAAATTATCGTCATTAGCGGTGTTCTCTGTGGCATATAACAACTTATCAGGATGTATTCCAAACTCTGGTCAGTTCGGCACGTACGGTATGGATAGCTACCAAGGCAACAGTAATCTTCGGAGTATGTCAAAGGGAAACATATGCTCTCCAGATTCAGGAGCAGGTGACTTGCCATCGGAAGGAAGAGACAGTATGGCAGATGATCCAGTGCTCTATGCAGTCAGTGCTGCCTCATTCGTCCTGGCGTTTTGGGGCACCGTTGCTTTCTTGTTTTTCCATCCACTCGGACGGCGTGCAATTCTCGCGACAAGGAATTTGGTGTTTTGGTGTGGTCATTAA